Proteins encoded within one genomic window of Salmo trutta chromosome 11, fSalTru1.1, whole genome shotgun sequence:
- the LOC115202243 gene encoding mucin-5AC-like isoform X2 — MDKIQFTFPWLIVLLGLVLASTTTAQTQPVNPTVTQPTSASNPANDTATPGHAMAVDNDDLTLSAITPSLPDLMFDNGPITNSTGRPNHTVTTPLKTSSDASPGPTSWPSPMEVSTSKPPAEASSTTAGTSATSTTKNTGLAGTAQPKPSARKSPHIGLIILIVILITSCVLVAACFFTKKTSRRYSVDLRDRHEDLPLSTADPDAVFDNSSTQKEMDTFTAVDLSSTEVLVKGSEGERDSENISDSPPPASPVDKPDDGAPGDVAPEAPAGETDDENTVSNKTSVESVEANENNNNNNTITTARIASTSPRGRAMTSSFSEVPLDNPA, encoded by the exons ATGGACAAAATACAGTTTACTTTTCCCTGGCTAATTGTCCTTTTGG GTCTCGTCCTGGCTTCTACCACCACAGCCCAGACACAGCCAGTCAATCCCACTGTAACCCAGCCCACCTCAGCCTCCAACCCAGCCAACGACACAGCCACTCCAGGACATGCCATGGCTGTAGACAACGATGATTTAACATTATCCGCCATAACCCCAAGCCTTCCTGATCTAATGTTTGATAACGGTCCTATAACCAATTCCACCGGGAGGCCTAACCACACGGTAACTACACCACTGAAGACCAGTTCAG ATGCATCTCCAGGACCTACATCCTGGCCCTCACCAATGGAAGTCTCTACATCAAAGCCCCCAGCAGAGGCCAGCAGTACAACTGCTGGCACTTCTGCTACTAGCACCACCAAGAATACAG GTTTGGCGGGAACTGCTCAACCAAAACCCTCTGCGAGAAAATCGCCCCACATTG GATTGATCATCTTGATTGTGATCCTCATCACTTCCTGTGTGCTTGTAGCAGCATGCTTCTTTACAAAGAAGACATCAAGG AGGTActccgtagatctccgagacaggcATGAGGATCTGCCTCTGAGTACTGCGGATCCTGACGCCGTGTTTGACAACTCCTCAACACAGAAGG AGATGGACACCTTTACCGCCGTGGATCTCAGCAGCACCGAGGTCCTGGTTAAGGGaagtgagggagaaagag ATAGTGAGAACATCTCTGACTCCCCACCGCCTGCCAGCCCTGTGGACAAACCTGATGATGGGGCCCCTGGAGATGTGGCCCCTGAGGCCCCAGCGGGGGAGACTGATGACGAGAACACTGTCTCCAATAAGACCTCAGTGGAGTCAGTGGAGGCCAacgagaacaacaacaacaacaacaccatcaCCACCGCCAGGATCGCTTCAACATCTCCAAGAG GACGGGCCATGACCAGCAGCTTCTCTGAGGTTCCTCTGGACAACCCGGCCTAA
- the LOC115202243 gene encoding mucin-5AC-like isoform X1, with the protein MDKIQFTFPWLIVLLGLVLASTTTAQTQPVNPTVTQPTSASNPANDTATPGHAMAVDNDDLTLSAITPSLPDLMFDNGPITNSTGRPNHTVTTPLKTSSDASPGPTSWPSPMEVSTSKPPAEASSTTAGTSATSTTKNTGLAGTAQPKPSARKSPHIGLIILIVILITSCVLVAACFFTKKTSRRYSVDLRDRHEDLPLSTADPDAVFDNSSTQKEMDTFTAVDLSSTEVLVKGSEGERADSENISDSPPPASPVDKPDDGAPGDVAPEAPAGETDDENTVSNKTSVESVEANENNNNNNTITTARIASTSPRGRAMTSSFSEVPLDNPA; encoded by the exons ATGGACAAAATACAGTTTACTTTTCCCTGGCTAATTGTCCTTTTGG GTCTCGTCCTGGCTTCTACCACCACAGCCCAGACACAGCCAGTCAATCCCACTGTAACCCAGCCCACCTCAGCCTCCAACCCAGCCAACGACACAGCCACTCCAGGACATGCCATGGCTGTAGACAACGATGATTTAACATTATCCGCCATAACCCCAAGCCTTCCTGATCTAATGTTTGATAACGGTCCTATAACCAATTCCACCGGGAGGCCTAACCACACGGTAACTACACCACTGAAGACCAGTTCAG ATGCATCTCCAGGACCTACATCCTGGCCCTCACCAATGGAAGTCTCTACATCAAAGCCCCCAGCAGAGGCCAGCAGTACAACTGCTGGCACTTCTGCTACTAGCACCACCAAGAATACAG GTTTGGCGGGAACTGCTCAACCAAAACCCTCTGCGAGAAAATCGCCCCACATTG GATTGATCATCTTGATTGTGATCCTCATCACTTCCTGTGTGCTTGTAGCAGCATGCTTCTTTACAAAGAAGACATCAAGG AGGTActccgtagatctccgagacaggcATGAGGATCTGCCTCTGAGTACTGCGGATCCTGACGCCGTGTTTGACAACTCCTCAACACAGAAGG AGATGGACACCTTTACCGCCGTGGATCTCAGCAGCACCGAGGTCCTGGTTAAGGGaagtgagggagaaagag CAGATAGTGAGAACATCTCTGACTCCCCACCGCCTGCCAGCCCTGTGGACAAACCTGATGATGGGGCCCCTGGAGATGTGGCCCCTGAGGCCCCAGCGGGGGAGACTGATGACGAGAACACTGTCTCCAATAAGACCTCAGTGGAGTCAGTGGAGGCCAacgagaacaacaacaacaacaacaccatcaCCACCGCCAGGATCGCTTCAACATCTCCAAGAG GACGGGCCATGACCAGCAGCTTCTCTGAGGTTCCTCTGGACAACCCGGCCTAA
- the LOC115202242 gene encoding nephronectin: MMVFTVVSARPVRQWLLVITVRFIAFSMAFQQDRSRTVRDVSGRLGGPSGSVGLCTIGPSTACCLGWRNVMGVCQPVCNKPCRNGVCVGPDKCSCSVGYKGQQCDQDVNECGLPERPCSNSCMNTQGSYRCYCDPGYNLMTDGSTCTKEPECSSARCQFSCQIDRGGEVRCLCAPGLHLAADNRTCEDVDECRGAPDVCPPRHTCKNTFGSFVCACREGFVLGTLQNSVQCRDKDECLDSTHLCSRHSQCFNTSGSYTCQCLEDYSGDGHACWPRRASQSKTSMYYRYKLSKRTRPIQQPHRPQL, encoded by the exons ATGATGGTATTTACGGTTGTCAGCGCGCGTCCGGTGCGCCAGTGGTTGCTGGTTATCACTGTGCGTTTTATTGCGTTCTCCAtggcttttcaacaggacaggaGCAG GACAGTGAGGGACGTGTCTGGGCGTCTCGGTGGGCCGTCGGGGTCCGTGGGGCTCTGCACCATCGGCCCGTCTACTGCCTGCTGTTTAGGCTGGAGGAATGTCATGGGTGTCTGCCAAC CTGTGTGCAACAAGCCTTGCAGGAATGGAGTCTGTGTGGGTCCAGACAAGTGCTCCTGCTCTGTGGGATACAAGGGCCAGCAATGTGACCAAG ATGTAAATGAGTGTGGTCTCCCAGAGCGACCGTGCTCCAACAGCTGTATGAACACCCAGGGTAGTTACCGGTGTTACTGCGACCCCGGATACAACCTCATGACAGATGGATCAACCTGCACCA AAGAGCCTGAGTGTTCCTCCGCACGCTGCCAGTTCAGTTGCCAGATCGACCGGGGGGGAGAGGTGCGCTGTCTGTGTGCCCCCGGCCTCCACCTGGCCGCCGACAACAGGACCTGTGAAG ATGTGGACGAGTGTCGCGGGGCGCCAGATGTTTGCCCTCCCCGGCACACTTGCAAGAACACCTTTGGCAgctttgtgtgtgcgtgtagggAGGGCTTCGTGTTGGGGACGCTCCAGAACTCAGTGCAGTGTCGAG ATAAGGACGAGTGTCTGGACAGTACTCACCTGTGTAGCCGTCATTCCCAGTGTTTCAACACCTCTGGTTCCTACACCTGTCAGTGTCTGGAGGACTACTCCGGCGACGGCCACGCATGCTGGCCGAGGAGAGCCTCCCAGTCCAAGACCTCCATGTACTACCGGTACAAACTCTCCAAAAGGACCAGGCCCATACAACAACCACACCGTCCGCAGCTCTGA